A region of Shewanella psychromarinicola DNA encodes the following proteins:
- a CDS encoding spondin domain-containing protein, whose translation MKRTDFTLKPSLIAMLAAATLLTACGDDDDDTVVVTPPAPVMQTFTVTVTNLTANQPMSPVILASHASDAMLWNAGEMASEALEKMAEAGDTADIAALSVIESSVNGTGLLMPGMSETLTLDEADVASISLATMLVNTNDAFTGINNYTIAGMEVDATTAMKFMAYDAGTEANSEAKGTMPGPADGGEGFNASRDDVDFVHIHPGVISMYDGLADSVLGASHRFDNPVLAVTIMRTE comes from the coding sequence ATGAAACGCACTGACTTTACACTTAAGCCCAGCTTAATCGCCATGCTGGCTGCTGCAACACTGCTTACTGCCTGTGGTGATGACGATGATGATACTGTTGTTGTCACCCCGCCAGCTCCAGTGATGCAAACCTTCACTGTGACCGTGACTAACCTGACGGCTAACCAACCAATGTCGCCGGTTATTCTGGCCTCTCATGCTAGTGATGCCATGTTATGGAACGCCGGTGAAATGGCTAGCGAAGCACTCGAGAAAATGGCTGAAGCTGGTGATACTGCCGACATAGCTGCACTAAGCGTGATCGAAAGCAGCGTTAACGGCACCGGTTTATTAATGCCTGGCATGTCAGAAACGCTGACTTTAGATGAAGCCGACGTAGCGAGCATTAGTTTGGCCACCATGTTGGTTAACACTAACGATGCCTTTACCGGTATTAATAATTACACCATTGCCGGTATGGAAGTGGATGCAACAACCGCGATGAAGTTTATGGCTTATGATGCTGGCACTGAAGCCAACAGCGAAGCCAAAGGCACTATGCCAGGTCCTGCTGATGGCGGCGAAGGTTTTAACGCCAGCCGTGATGATGTCGACTTTGTCCATATTCATCCTGGTGTTATTTCAATGTACGATGGCTTAGCCGATTCAGTACTGGGGGCATCGCATCGTTTTGATAACCCGGTATTAGCCGTCACCATTATGCGTACTGAATAA
- a CDS encoding spondin domain-containing protein: MKRTLVTASLMAAGLFSLPTFAADIEVSVTNLTHGNHFTPLLIAAHDADSHLFQVGTQASAALQKMAEGGDIGDLDAAVTGNAGVTSANPAMGLLAAGANVSDVMLDTGDNTHLSIVAMVLPTNDAFMGLDAWEIPTEAGTYTMYVNAYDAGTEANDEIINGGGMSGVPGIPAAPSGDGGANGTGVMDNSDNINVHTHPGILGDMDPAGGMSDLDSRVHRWLNPVAKVVVTVK; the protein is encoded by the coding sequence ATGAAACGTACACTAGTGACTGCAAGTCTTATGGCTGCTGGATTATTCAGCCTACCCACGTTCGCTGCTGACATTGAAGTTAGCGTGACAAACTTAACTCACGGAAATCACTTCACCCCACTGTTAATTGCAGCCCACGACGCTGACAGCCATTTGTTTCAAGTCGGTACCCAAGCCTCTGCAGCATTACAAAAAATGGCTGAAGGCGGTGATATTGGCGACTTAGATGCTGCTGTAACCGGTAATGCAGGTGTGACATCAGCTAACCCGGCAATGGGTTTGCTTGCTGCTGGCGCCAATGTCAGTGACGTAATGCTTGATACTGGCGACAACACCCATTTATCTATCGTAGCCATGGTGTTGCCCACTAACGATGCCTTTATGGGCTTAGATGCTTGGGAAATCCCTACCGAAGCGGGTACGTACACTATGTATGTCAATGCTTATGATGCGGGCACAGAAGCCAATGATGAAATCATTAATGGCGGCGGCATGTCAGGCGTACCGGGTATTCCTGCGGCACCTAGTGGTGACGGTGGAGCCAATGGCACTGGCGTGATGGACAATTCTGACAACATCAATGTGCATACTCACCCTGGCATTTTAGGTGACATGGACCCTGCTGGCGGTATGAGTGACCTAGACAGTCGCGTTCATCGCTGGTTGAACCCTGTAGCCAAAGTTGTGGTGACAGTAAAATAA